In uncultured Desulfuromonas sp., the genomic stretch AGCCACCATGTTTTTCCTGAATCTCGCGCACCCGAAACAGATGCTCAACCCGCTGCTCTTCCGTATCGCAGGAACCGAACATCATGGTTGCCGTGGTCTTCATCCCCAGCTCATGGGCGACTTCCATCACCTCGGCCCACTGCCGCCAGCCAATCTTGTTGGGCGAAATCGCTTTGCGTACCTCATCGACCAAGACCTCGGCGCCGCCGCCGGGGATCGATTTCAATCCAGCCTGCTGCAAACGCTGCAGACACTCGCGCAAGGTCAAGCCCGACAAATGGGCGACCTGGGTGATCTCCGCCGGAGACAGCGAATGGATCTGCACCATGGGAAAACGTTCGGTGAGCTGACGGAACAACTCCTCAAACCAGTCGATGGTCAGGCTGGGATGGACACCGCCCTGCATGAGCAACTGAGTGCCGCCATGATCAACCAACTCTTGAACCTTAGCGAAGATCTCATCGTAACTAAGCAGATACGCCTGGTCATCGTCTTCATCGCAATAAAACGCGCAAAAGCGGCATTTACAACAACACACATTGCTGTAATTGACATTACGATCAACCACAAAGCTGACCTGGCCGTCGGGATGGCGTCGTTTGCGCACCTCGTCGGCCAACCGACCGAGGGTAAGCAGATCGACCTCACGCAGCAGAAACAGCGCCTCTTCACGCGTCAGGGCCTGGCCCTGGTCGATTTTTTGTTCAATCGTCGGCAACATCGTCATACACCCGCACCTGCTGATAGAGGGTATCGCGCTCCACGGGCAATTTTCCGGCGCCACGGATCTGACGCAGCAGTTCGGCTTTGCTCAGCTCCTGGGGTGAATCTGCGCCAGCATCGTGTCCGATCTTCTCCTCAATCACGGTACCGTCGAGATCGTTAACGCCAAAAGCCAACGCCACCTGGGCGATCTTCAGACCGAGCATGACCCAGTAGGCCTTGATATGCTGAAAGTTATCCAGATAGATACGGCTGATGGCCAGGGTTTTCAGGCAATCAATCCCGTCCGGCCCCTTGGCATTGGGAATACGCGTATTGTCCGGCTGGAATGCCAGCGGAATAAACGACTGGAAACCACCGGTTCGATCCTGAAGTTCACGCAATTTTGCCATGTGGTCGACGCGATCAGCATACCCTTCGACATGGCCAAACAGCATGGTGGCGTTGCTTTTCAAGCCACCTTCATGGATCTTTTGCGTCACTTCCAACCAGCGCTCCCCGGAGATTTTTTCCGGACAGATTTGTTGACGCACCTCGGCACCGAGAATTTCCGCACCACCGCCCGGAGTAGAATCAAGCCCGAGACGTTTCATCTCGGAAATAACGGTTTCCACCGGCAACTTGGAGATCTTGGAAAAATAATCGACCTCGACAGCCGTAAACGCCTTGATCTTCAGATTGGGGTTATTGGCCTTGATCGTGGTGATCATGCGCAGATAAAATTCAAATGGCAGTTCTGGATGCAGCCCGCCCACCATATGTAATTCGGTGGCACCGGCAGCACTGGCTTCAGCGGCTTTTTCAAGAATTTCACTGAGATGATAGGCATAGCCGCCCGGCTGGCCCGGCTCATGACAAAACGCACAAAAGCGGCACTGATTTACACAAAAGTTGGTGTAGTTCAAATGGCGATTGACATTGAAAAACACCCGGTTGCCGTTCTTCTTTTCGTTAATTTCAGCGGCAAGCTGGCCAATACCGAACAGATCGTCACTGTTGAACAAATCCAAGGCATCCTGATCACTGATCCGTTCGCCGCGCGCCACTTTGTCGCGCACGCGAACGACACATTCACTTGATTCCATCATGAGTCTTCTCCCCAGCGGGTAAACAGGGCATGGGAGATTCCAAGACTGTCGAGCACTTTGCCGACAACAAAATCCACCAGATCGTCCATGCTCTGCGGCTGGCTGTAAAAGGCCGGCATGGCAGGCAGAATCACCGCCCCGGCTTGAGATAAAGTTAAAAGGTTCTGCAGATGCAGGGTATTTAACGGAGTTTCGCGCGGCACCATAATCAAAGGACGACGCTCTTTGAGCATCACATCAGCCACCCGTTCAATCAGGTTGCTGCTCAGCGCACAGGCAATACGCCCGACACTGCCCATGGACGCCGGAATCACCACCATGGCATCGGCTGCGGCTGAACCACTGGCCACCGGTGCGGTAAAATCCTGCTCCGCGTAACAATGCAGTAACGCGGGATCGGCATGGAAATAGCGGCGGGCCTGCTGTTCCAGTTCAGCCCCATCGTCAGACCAGTCCAACTGTTGTTCCAAAGCCAGCACCTGTCTGCCGGCACCGGATACCAGCAGCGACACCCGGCAGCGCTGTTTGAGCAGCTCATCCACCAGACGCAGTCCATACACAGCCCCCGAGGCCCCGGTAATGGCGACAGCAACGTGTTTCATAAGATCACCACATCGAGCAGTACGAAGACAAACAGCGTGACACTAATGTAGCCGTTCATGGTAAAAAAAGCCGCGTCCACCTTACTCAGATCCCCCGGTTTGACCAGAGTGTGCTCATAGAGCAACATAGCCGCCACCACGGCGACACCGAGCAGGTAGATCCATCCCAGACCACTGCCGGGAAACGCCAGCAACAGAAGCACAATCATGCCGATGTGAAATCCACGCACCAGTTTGAACGAGCCCTCTTCGCCAAGTTTTACCGGAATGGAATGTAAGCCCTGCTCGCGATCAAACTCCACATCCTGCAGAGCGTAGAACACATCGAATCCGGCCACCCACAGCAGAACAGCCAGTCCGATCATAACAATCGACCAACTGATATCACCGCGCAGGGCAATCCAGGCTCCAACCGGCGCCGCCCCCAGACATAAACCCAAAATAACATGGGCATAGGCGGTAAAGCGTTTGGCAAAGGAATAGAGCACCAGAAAAAACAGGGCGACAAACGACAGGTAAAAACACAGCGGGTTGAGCATCCAAGCCGACAGGACCAGTAGGCCATAAGCGACAAGAACAAACAGCCAGGCTTCCCAGCGCGACACCTTACCCGCCGGGATGTGGCGATCGGCTGTACGCGGATTGAGTCCATCGATATGGGCATCAAGCAAACGGTTGAGACCCATGGCTCCGGAACGCGCTCCGATCATGGACATACAGATCCAGAACACCTGACCGAACCCCGGCAACGCGCCATTGGCCTGCGAAGCCATCACCACGCCGATCAAGGCAAAGGGGAAGGCAAAAATCGTGTGGGAAAATTTAATCATCTCCAGTAAGGAGCGGACTTTTTGCGAGACGACCGACGCCATGATCGTTCTCCTTTCCGTTGTTACAGTGCAAAACCGTGACACTGTACACCCGAAAACAAGGGAGGATCAAGGGCTTTAGCTCGCTGGCGGGACAAGGGTGCGGATACGGGGTGTCAGAATGGCGAAAACGCAGAATACGGTGCGCTCTGGGGCGGGACATTGAGTGGAGAATTCAGGCGCAACTCCAAGTCCGGAAAGTGAGAGAGCAATAAAGAGCGCAATTGCCCCTGATCACAGTCGGCTTCGGTCACCACGACCACCGGAATCTTCACCCCCGGAATCAGATCATCCGCAGGAGGTGCCGGAGTTTCGTGGGCCGGACAAAAATCAATCACGGCCAGCAACGAAAAGGTTTCGTAATCACAAATCACACAGGTAAATTTGCGTTCATTCAATTGGGCCATTTTTTCCGGATTTTCCCAATCACTCCCGCAACCAATACGCAACAGATCCTTCAGGCTGATATGCCAGAACAGCCGACAGCTCGAATCAAGCATCTGCTCCAGCTGAACCAGCAGAGCCTGCTCCGCCATCGGCACAAGAATTTTCTTCACCTGGGGTGTCGTTTCACCACTAACGTCGACGCGTAAAACATGCCGCAGATACATGGTCAACAGAGCCGCCAGAAGCAATAACACGGATGGAATAAGCAGAACGTCCAAGGTTTCCTCGAAATGCGATAGCACATAAACAATTTATCAATAGTAAAAACTAATGTTAAGCTAGCATAATCGCATGCGGCAATCAATATTTATAATATTTGCTCATGGAGTTGAACTTAGTCAGATTAAAAAACGACCCTTCCCTTTAAAAAAAACAGTGTTATATTATTCAACAGCATCAGGCAAAAAAGGGGGGGGCACCATCATGATTAAACATCTCATTTACCTTGCTTCGGCTTTGGGGTTGTTCTGGCTGATGCTGTCCGGCCACTATACCGGCTTCATGTTCGGCTGTGCTGCGGCATCCCTGGCATTGACCCTGTTTGTCGCCTGGCGCATGGACGTGGTGGACGATGAAGCGGAACCGATCTACCTGACGGGCGCAATCTTTGTCTATTGGTTGTGGCTGACTAAAGAAGTTGCCAAAGCCAACCTGGACGTGTGTCGGCGCATCTGGTCTGTGCACCTCGATATCAGTCCAACCATGGTCTGCCTGACCGCCAACCAGAAAACGCCACTCGGCGTCATGCTGTACGCCAATTCCATCACAGTCACGCCCGGCACGGTGTGTGTCAATGTGGAAGGGGATAAGCTCGAGGTCCACGCCCTGACCTGGAGTGCCGCTGAAGACCTGCTCGAAGGTGAAATGGACCGCCGCGTCTGCAAACTGGAGATCTGACCGATGTATGCTGCCACCTGTGTTGCTATTTTGATCGTCATGGGCCTGGCCCTGATTCGTGCCATTGTCGGTCCCAGCGCTTTCGACCGCCTGCTGGCCGTCAACATGTTCGGCACCAAGACGGTTTTATTCATTGCCGTATTCGGATTTCTCACTGAAAGACCCGATTTTCTCGACATCGCCCTGGTCTATGCCCTGGTCAACTTCCTCGGCACCATCGCCGTGTTGCGTTTTTTTGAACGCAAGCAGCGCGATGCCACCCAAACAAAAGCACAGGAGCCCTCATGACGATTGTTATCGATATCCTTTCTATGATCAGTCTGGCTTTGGGCTGTTTTCTCGGCATCACCGGCGGCATCGGCATCTACCGCTTACCCGATTTTTTCACTCGTTTGCATGCCAGCAGTGTTACAGATTCAGCGTGTGCTTTTCTCATTCTGTTCGGGCTGGCATTGCAGGCGGGCTGGTCTCTGATCACTGTCAAACTGGGTCTGGTGTTCTTTTTTCTGGTATTGAGCAGTCCGACTGCCAGTCATGCTCTGGCGAAAACCGCGCTGAACAACAACCAGCAACCGCTTCTGGGTCGCAAGGATAAACGCTGATGGACGTTTTTATTGACATTATCCTGCTGACATTTTTGTCCATTGCGGCTCTGGCCATTGCCCGGATCCGCAAACTGTTTTGCGCCATTATGCTGTTCGGCATCTTCAGCTTGGTCAGCGCTTGTCTGTTTGTCACCATGGACGCCGTGGATGTGGCCTTTACCGAAGCGGCGGTCGGCACCGGCATCTCGACCATTTTGATGCTGGCCACCATGGCGCTAACCAGCACTGAAGAAAAACGCCCACCTTACCAGCCCTTCATCGCGCTGTTGGTTGTGGTGGTCACCGGCTCGGTACTGGTGTACGGCACGATGGACTTGCCCGATTACGGCGACCCTACGGCACCGATCCACCAACATGTGGCGCCACGCTACATTCAGCAGTCTCCCGCAGAAGTGGGTCCGCCCAACATGGTCACCTCAGTGCTGGCCAGCTATCGCGGTTTTGACACCCTGGGCGAAACTGCGGTGATTTTTACCGCAGGCATCAGTATCTACGCCCTGCTCGGCATGCGCCGCCGTGAAGACGCTGATTACCATCAGGAGGATGACAATGTCTGATCATCTGATTTTGCGCATCATTGCCAAGATGTTCATTCCATTCATTCTGCTGTTTGCACTTTATGTCCAATTCCATGGTGACTACGGTCCGGGCGGCGGCTTTCAGGCTGGGGTGATTTTCGCCAGTGCCCTGATCCTTTATACGTTGATTTTCGGCCTGAAAACGGCCATGCGTGTGATCAGCCCCGCCGCTTTACGTATCCTCGCGGCCAGCGGTGTCTTACTCTATGGCGGCACCGGCGTGGCGTGTATGGTGCGCGGCGGCAATTTCCTTAATTACTCGATGCTGTCCGACACACCTCTGGCCGGACAGCACCTGGGCATCTTCCTGATTGAGCTGGGAGTCGGCACCACGGTGTTTGCCGTGATGGTGATGTTATTTTATGCCTTCAGCGGCAGAAAGGGGCCGGAAGTATGAACCTGATCGGCCACTACAACTACCTTGTATCCATCTTTCTGATGATGGTCGGCTTTTTTGTCGTCATCTGTCGCGGCAACCTGATCAAAAAGCTCATCGGTCTCAACATCTTCTCCACCTCGGTGTTCATCCTCTACATCACCATGGGCAAGGTGGCCGGCGGCAGCGCCCCCATCGTTATCGATGGCCCTGGTCCGCATATCTACTCCAATCCGCTGCCCCATGTGCTGATCCTGACTGCCATCGTCGTCGGTGTCGCTACCACGGCTGTTGGCCTAGCGCTGACCGTGCGCATCAAGGAACGCTACGGTACCATTGAGGAGGATGAAATCCGCCTGAAGGATGAATCCCTATGAGTATGTCATGGACCCATCACCTTCCCGTTCTTCAGGTGATCCTGCCACTGCTGGGTGCGCCGCTGTGCATGCTGACCCGTTCCAGCCGTCTCAACTGGCTGATTACCGTGGTCATTTCGTGGTCGGCACTTATCATCAGCATACTATTGGCGCGCCAGGTGTGGGTGCACGGCCCCATCACCTACAACATGGGTGGCTGGCCTGCCCCGTGGGGCATTACCTACCACATTGATGTACTCAACGCCTTTGTGCTGCCGATTGTCACGACTATTGCCGCTCTGGTCGCACCCTATGCGCGCAAAAGCGTGCAAAAGGAGGTCGAAACGCATCGCCAGGCAGTGTTTTATGCCTTGCTGTTGCTGTGTCAGGCCGGACTGCTCGGCATTGTCATCACCGGCGACGCTTTTAATATGTATGTATTTCTTGAGCTGTCATCGTTGTCTTCCTATGCTCTGATCGGCATCGGCAAGCGGCGGCGCGGGCTGACCGCCGCATTTCAATACCTGATCATGGGCACTATCGGGGCAACTTTTATCCTCATCGGCATCGGCCTCTTGTACAATCTGACCGGCACTTTGAACATTCTCGACCTGGCTGAACAGCTCAATCGACACAACCTGATCACCACCGGCAATCGCACTCTGATCACGGCTTTCGCCTTTCTCACCGTCGGTTTGAGTCTCAAGCTGGCCCTGTTTCCGCTGCACCTGTGGCTGCCGAACGCTTACAGCTATGCGCCATCGGTGGTCACGATTTTCCTGGCGGCCACGGCCACCAAAGTGGCGGTGTACATGCTGCTGCGTTTCTGCTTCACCATTCTCGGCCATGGGGCATTGTTCCAGATGACATTGGGTAAGATCGTCCTGCTGCCGTCGTTGTGCGCTATTTTTATCGGCTCCATCGTCGCCATCTTTCAGTACGATATTAAGCGAATGCTGGCCTACTCAAGTATTGCCCAGATCGGTTACATGACCCTTGGCATCACCATGGCGACACCATTGGGCCTCACAGCCGGTATTGTCCACCTGTTCAACCACGCCCTGATGAAAGGGCTGCTATTCATGACCATGGGCGCGGTGATCTATCGGGTTGATTCTGTCTACCTGAGCGACTTTCGCGGACTGGGAAAACGGATGCCATGGACCATGGCCGCGTTTGTCGTCGGCGGACTCAGCCTGATGGGGGTTCCGCTGACTGCCGGTTTTATCAGCAAATGGTACCTGGTGCAATCCGCTCTGGAGTGCGGCTGGTGGCCGGTGGCCGGACTGATTCTCATCGGCTCGCTACTGGCCGTGATCTACGTGTGGCGGGTCGTGGAAACCGCCTACTTCAATCCCGACCACGAGCTGGAGCAGCGCAGCCATGAAGCGCCGTTATCACTGCTGATTCCGATGTGGGTTCTGGCACTGGCCAACATCTACTTCGGCATCAACAGTGATCTGCCGCTGAGCATGGCGAGCCGAGCCGCCCATCTTCTTCTGGGGGTAGCGGTATGACAATAGCCACCCTGATGCAGTTATGCCTGATCATTCCGGCTGCTGGTGCGCTGTTTATCATCCTCAGCCACCGCCTGCGCGACCTGCGTGAGGGGGTGACTCTGTTCAGTGCCGCGGCCCTGTTTGCTGTGGTTTGTCAGCTGTTCCGTCGGCCTGAAGCTCTGGATGCCGCACCCGTCATTCTGGCCACACCATTACCGGGGTTGGAACTGTCCCTACATTTGGAACCTTTGGGCTTGCTGTTTGCCGGTATCGCCAGCCTGCTGTGGATGATCACATCGCTGTACACCATCGGCTACATGCGCGGTAACCGCGAACAGCAGCAAACCGTCCTCTATGCCTGTTTTGCTTTGGCTCTGGCCAGCACCATGGGCATTGCCCTGGCCGGCAACCTGCTAACCCTGTTTGTATTTTACGAAATGCTTACCCTGTCGACCTACCCACTGGTCACCCACAAGCGGGATCACGATGCCTTGACCGGCGGCCGTTTTTATCTCGGCATTCTGGTCGGCAGTTCCATTGGCCTGCTGCTCCCCGCCATTATCTGGACCTGGCACCTGACCGGGTCGACCGCGTTTCAATTTGGCGGCATTCTGCCCCCAGACACCTCGAAAACCGTGGTGACCGCCCTGTTGCTTCTCTACGCCTTCGGCATCGGCAAGGCGGCGCTGATGCCTCTGCATCGCTGGCTACCCGAAGCCATGGTCGCGCCGACACCGGTCAGCGCCCTGCTGCATGCTGTGGCCGTGGTCAAAGCCGGAGTCTTTTGTATTGTCAAAGTTGTGCTTTACGTGTTTGGCACCGAAATACTCATCGGCAGCGACGGCCTGTTTATTCTCCAGGTGATTGCGGCGTTTACGTTGCTGTGCGCTTCGCTCATCGCGTTGCAGCAGGACAACTTGAAACGACGTCTGGCCTATTCCACCATCAGCCAGCTGTCCTACATCACGCTGGCTACGGCGATTCTGGCACCACTGTCCATCACCGGAGCGGTGGTCCACATTGCCGCCCATGCCGTCGGGAAGATCACCCTGTTTTTTGCTGCCGGTGCCATCTATACAGCGGCCCATAAAACCCGGGTCAGTGAACTGAATGGCATCGGTAAACGCATGCCATGGACCATGGGCGCGTTTGCCGTCGCCACATTATCAATGATTGGACTGCCACCAGCCGCAGGATTTCTCTCCAAGTGGTTTATGTTGCAAGGGGCGTTTCAATCCGGCCAGCTCTGGGTTATTGCCGTGTTGCTCCTCAGCACCTTGCTTAACGCTGGATATTTTATCCCCATTGTCTATGCCGCTTTTTTCAAAGCCGAAGACCATGTCCCTGATCATGCCCACGGTGAAGCCCCGCTGAGCATGGTTGTTGCTTTGTCGGCAACCGCAGGCCTGACTCTGGTGCTGTTTTTCTGGCCGGATCTGATTGTTACCATCGCCTCACGTCTGGGGCAGGGAGGTGTATTATGAAACGGATCATGACGCCTTTGCTGCTCACCGCTCTCGCCATTGTTGTGCTGATCGACCCGTGGCTCCATCATCATACGCCGTTGTCAACTCAGCCTGTCGGTCTGTTTGTCCTGGTCAGCCTTGGTGGCTGTCTGCTGTGTGTTGCCATTGCTGTGGTTCTGGCTCCACTGCTTTCACGCCGGGAGGATTATTATGACTGATCTGCTCCTGCCCCCCGGCGTGTTGCTGCTGTGTGTTGTTCCGGCGCTGGCCTTGTTACCACGAATCCTGTGCCGCTGGATTCTCGCATTAAGTCCACCGCTGGTACTGCTTTATCTGTGGATGTTGCCCGAAAACGCTGCGTTGTCCGTCCATCTGGCCGGATTTGACCTGCACCTGGTGCAGCTCAGTGCTATGGGCCGCCTGTTTGCCAGTGCGTTTCTGCTCGCGACCTGGGCCGGGAGTCTGTTCGCATTTCCGGCCCAGCGCCGCGAGTGGTGTGCCGCCTATCTCTACGCCGGCAGTGCGGTGGCCATCAGCCACTGCGGTGATTGGATCAGTCTGTTTTTGTTCTGGGAAGTGATGGCCGTTGCTTCAACGGTTCTGGTGTGGACGGGTGGGTTCAAACAGAGCGCGGCTTCCGGTATGCGCTATCTGCTGGTTCATTTGACCGGAGGCGTTCTTCTGATGAGCGGAATTGCAGCCCACCTGCTGGCACAGGACTCTACCCTGATAACACCTCTGACCGACGGCACCGTTGGATCGGTGCTGATACTCGCCGGTTTCCTCGTCAATGCCGGAGCCCCGCCACTGTCGTTCTGGGTGGCTGATGCCTATCCGCAGTCGAGTCCCAGCGCCATGGTGTTTTTGTCGGCACTGACGACCAAGACAGCGGTCTTTGTGCTGGCCAGTTGCTTCGCCGGGTGGTCGATATTGATCCCCATCGGCGCCTACATGGCCATATACGGCATCGTCTATGCCCTACGGGAAAACGATGTCCGACGTATCCTTGCCTACAGCATCGTCAACCAGGTTGGTTTTATGGTGGTGGCCATTGGCATTGGCGGCGAAACTGCCATCAACGGTGCCACTCTCCATGCTCTGGCCCACATTTTTTACAAAACAGTTCTGGTTATTGCGGCGGGTGTCATATTACGGGAGACCGGTGCACGCCATGCCACTCAACTGGGTGGACTGGCGCGCCGCTATCCGCTGGTGACGGCTTGTACCCTGATCGGCGCTGCCGCAAGCATGGGCGTGCCGCTCACCTCCAGCTTCATCAGCAAGGGGGTGATTCTCCAGGCCGCCGTGGAACACCACGTACTGTGGATATGGGTGCTATTGCTCGCTTGTTCAGCTGCAGTGGCCTTTAATGCCGGTATCCGTTTCCCCTGGCTGGTTTTTTTTCGTACACAACAGAAGCCTTTGCCGGAAAAACCGTTCCAGCTTTGCCCTTCCTCTTTATCGGCGATTCTGCTGCCAACGCTGCTGTGTCTGGCGATCGGCATGTTCCCCCAAAAGCTTTTCGCTTTGTTGCCGTTTTCAGCGGTCTATCACCCCTATACCGTTCTTCACTTGGCCGAGCAATTTCAGATTCTGGTGCCGGCCATCGCTCTGTTCTGGTGGTTACGACCGTTAATGGTTCCACGACCGTTGACCCAGCTCGATCTCGACTGGATCTTGCGACGCTTGTTGTTTTTTGCCTGGGAGGAGGGCGTTCTGCGGTTGCTCTATCTCAGTGTTAATGTACGAGATGTGTTGCTGACATCGTCGGTGCGTGGTTTCAAGTTTCTGTTCCGCCACTAC encodes the following:
- a CDS encoding proton-conducting transporter membrane subunit → MTDLLLPPGVLLLCVVPALALLPRILCRWILALSPPLVLLYLWMLPENAALSVHLAGFDLHLVQLSAMGRLFASAFLLATWAGSLFAFPAQRREWCAAYLYAGSAVAISHCGDWISLFLFWEVMAVASTVLVWTGGFKQSAASGMRYLLVHLTGGVLLMSGIAAHLLAQDSTLITPLTDGTVGSVLILAGFLVNAGAPPLSFWVADAYPQSSPSAMVFLSALTTKTAVFVLASCFAGWSILIPIGAYMAIYGIVYALRENDVRRILAYSIVNQVGFMVVAIGIGGETAINGATLHALAHIFYKTVLVIAAGVILRETGARHATQLGGLARRYPLVTACTLIGAAASMGVPLTSSFISKGVILQAAVEHHVLWIWVLLLACSAAVAFNAGIRFPWLVFFRTQQKPLPEKPFQLCPSSLSAILLPTLLCLAIGMFPQKLFALLPFSAVYHPYTVLHLAEQFQILVPAIALFWWLRPLMVPRPLTQLDLDWILRRLLFFAWEEGVLRLLYLSVNVRDVLLTSSVRGFKFLFRHYGPRGILARSWPTGSIALWVALILASYVVLYSLQSRSLWQFIHSSFS